The following DNA comes from Rosa rugosa chromosome 5, drRosRugo1.1, whole genome shotgun sequence.
ggacgtccgcactattgttaaagtgcggacgtcgacgctgcagctcggctcggggcgcgacggagcggcggAGCTTGCCGGACTNNNNNNNNNNNNNNNNNNNNNNNNNNNNNNNNNNNNNNNNNNNNNNNNNNNNNNNNNNNNNNNNNNNNNNNNNNNNNNNNNNNNNNNNNNNNNNNNNNNNNNNNNNNNNNNNNNNNNNNNNNNNNNNNNNNNNNNNNNNNNNNNNNNNNNNNNNNNNNNNNNNNNNNNNNNNNNNNNNNNNNNNNNNNNNNNNNNNNNNNccgcactttagcaaagtgcggacgtccgcttcagaacccgcctgtatatatatatatatatatatagaggaggaTATATAGAGGCCCGATCTACAGCGAAcatccgcactttcgctaaagtgcggaagGTGACTCAACAGGTTGTTCCAGGCAGCGACGGAGGCGCGaagcttgccggacggaggccggaggcttcTCAGACACGTCTGGGCAGCGATTGAGGTCAGAGCAGGtcggggttgcaggtttctgggcagcgacccgacctgcaactgcaaccGGACATGCAGCGCTGCAACCTCGTCACCGGCGACGCCACCCGACTGCAGACCGGTCCGTCCTACCCCTGGCCTCCGTCAGGCATGCCCcgtgttgagtcacaaattacttatgcgattgtgccccataattatgaaaattgtttTGTCTTCCATGTtattttaccctttttaattcatttccttttatttgtaggaaatcttgcattgagaataaaatgactatttgaggcttgaaatgtggagatttgaagctaggggaagaagacacgaagattggaagaaaattgcaaatcgacttttccggcgatttttccggcaaacttttccggcgagccgccactcatggagggtcttttctccagcaaaggaggaccatggtggtgagaatctcccatcacttgaaattcaaatatctcccttcaccttgtccttttgtcaccttgccaatttgggaccatttgggggacaatggtgtaagagcatcttttGCACACTTTGGGACCATAAAGGACAcacatagctgatcaaagagaggcAAAAGACCAATTAttcagcattcttgactccattcaatcatcttcatcctatccaatatccattttctctctagggaagaaaccaccatttccaccactaaaaccaccatctccacctctaTTATAAcctccatttccaccactacaacctccatttcctccaccactcaacaccacaactcaccttagagatcccaaatttcactattcttaccaatatcaagagcgtggagcaaggagaaggaggtgactaccaccacatcatgttcttggagacccatctccaccacatcttccggcatcatcaatagtcaccctttactctctatctctttatgtatttgatgtttaatagaatgttgaagcttgtgtatctaactatgtgtgagtagtgaactagttggggctagggttgaaagccctagccaaacttgcttatattgatgtttttgtttataaattgatgcaaattcatgttgtcattctcacatgctaagtcaatagttgaatgcattacttagacctaatcaatttgagttatgtgtttgccatgacatgaagtttttcctagagattgattacttttaggcaaaaagggagcatgaaagcacaccatgtgtgcatgtgagggtagtgagctaaaatcacctagagataggattggtttgcttgcttggttacctaaactctaagctttatgcatttaggggcaaatgattgagacctatccggtaattgaatttgtctctaggtagttagctctagacttatccggttagagttaataaaatgaaaggggtttaagccttagtagtcttatccggatgctaagagggtagttggacaattagctttgcatcattcatattcaattgctttaatgcttgcaagggaggcaaaaggtgaaacccgatgccctaactcccatccatttgataacaacttgtttagtttagcttagtttatattacttgctttcattgtctcaatttgaatagaaaccaatctcaaaatcaaaatcaaatctctacacaccatcttgcacatactcaccatgaactttggttcacttgtgagcctttgtttgtgattgtacatttgcatattcttctagtttttccttaggttttccctagctaggaaaggatttaccaatcctcgtgggttcgacatccttacttaatcccctattctataatttgtacctcttgcacttgagggtgaCTTCAATGCTAACAccccgccgctccgtcgcgccccgagccgagctgctgcgtcgccgtccgcactttaacgaaagtgcggacgtccgctctcgatcctctccgtatatatatatatatatatatatatatagttggaGAATATATATAAACCCTTTCATGCAAATTGGAAAATTTATAAAGGAAGAGCTATTCTCATTTCTCAATACGATTGAGATTTTCTTATTCTTGTATTGATTCTAGTGACCTAAATGAGCCATTgctccctaattttttttttttttttgattaatcATTGCTCCCTAATTGGAGAATTGATGAAGGTTTAAGAGTTATCATTGGAAATGGAGATGGGAAATATGCTAGCAAGGGGATAGGGTCATATAAAGGGTCCAATCCTATATATTACTACTGAAAGAGCAAGCAAAATATATACTTTGTCAATTAGAAATATGATAACGTTGTAACCACGCAATAATGTAGATGATGCTTAGGGGTCCCTAGCTTGCCCCAATCTGCCAATATATATTGAAAGATATGGATGCTATCTAATCACATTCTTAATTAGTCGCCAAATTTGAAATTAGTGATAGATTTCAAATTTAATTAGGCTATCTGGCTACAGGCGGATGATTCTGGTTTTGGATCCCATTGATTATTTTGTATACTATATTTTATAATACATGATTTTATTTTCAAGGCAATGTTCTAGATTATACAACATATTTAATTGGAAAATTAAGCAAATACATAAGATTCTTTTTGTGGTGGACGAACAAACTTAGAGGTAATAAAGGAAAAGGGATACCTGTAATCAACTTTTGAAACAAAGTTCGCCTTTAGAGCTCTACCAATAAACTTACTTTGGCTTTATATTTGTTTTCACAATTAGCAAGTGACTCTCAATTCTGAAGTTTAAGGGGTACCTTAGGTGAAATATCCATACAATTGGTACAGCCAAGTCTATATTTGTGCCTACGACAATGGTAAGGGATAACCTATAGTTGGGATTATTAGTTTGTACCATATAAGAGTCGATTTTTATGCCATACAAGTTAAGATTCGATGCTTTATATTTTAATAAGTTAACTGAAATTCGGTTATGATACCATACTAAATAAGCACCAAATTCATTTTATTCCACAAACTGTGCTTAAAATATGAAATAGAGATATTAGTATGATATTTCTACCtaattaggttttttttttttacctaaaCCATAAACCATAAAAAATATTTCTCATGTAAATATTGCTCCTAGCTAAGTGAGTTGGTGTTTGCTAGTGGTGGCCACAAATTAAGAGcttaattattaattaccaCACTATTAAAGCAAGGGGTATAGCAAGGTATGCCCATGGACCccaatccttttcttttcaatttgtaTCATGCAATTCGGCGCTGCCACAattgaaaataataattaatagCTACGTTTTATAATTTTTAAAttcaataaaaatataaattcaaCTATTTAAAGAACACACTAAAATTTTCTTTCACCGATTAGAGTTGAAAACACCCTAAAAATGCCTAAAATGAAAGTATCAACTTAGGTGCAAAGCAGGTCCAACTTGCAAGGCAAGGCAAGTACTCTAAATTAAAAATAGCTTGAAATCTTCAatacacaaaaagaaaagaaaagaaaaagaataaggaGGAGGAGTTTTCATATGGGAAATAGACCCTTTCCATGATGAACTGGAGCATCTGGATCCATAATGTGACCCACACCTTACTTTTAGAGTGGACTGGTCTGTGCTTCATGGGCCACCccctattttcttttcttgaccCAAAGTTTTTAAATTAGGCTACCAGAGCTGTCAAAGAATCAAGATCCAGTCTCTGGTTACATAGAAAATCCTATCTCCCTTCTGCTTTTACTGCAAATTGATACttcaattatcaatcaattcaatGACTTAATCAAATACTCCCATATTTTAATACCCAAATTCTCATATCGCCCATTTATAAGTCGGAGATCTGAATTCGACTCAGAGTTGAGTAATTTGTGTATTTCGAGTTATTATTTGAGATAAAAAATATATTACGACTCTTATCATCTGATATTATTTGATTTGATagtattaaattttttttaaatgtcaTGAATTCGACAGTATTCTCTGTTATCTacttaaaaattaaacaaaaccaTAACTCATTTCCTCAGCAATTGTGATACACACATTCCCTTTGCTCTAATCAACTACTAGTTGAATGCCAATTGTCACTTCCTTCTGTaaaaaagaaccaaaaaaagaaaaagaaaaagaaaatatcacagatgtttcttcttcaaattcttcaaaaaCATTCTTTGACTCAAATCCTATTTTCTTCTGCTCTTCTCAGCTCCAAGTCTTCTCTGGTTGCCATTTCCATATCCCATTCAAACCACCTCTCTCTTTGATTCTCTGtatttattttcttcctttatctgcaactctctctctctctctctctctatcttttgTATATACCAACCTCACAGTTACCACTACAGAGTGCGCTTCAAACTCCATCAATGGCTGCCAACAAGTTTGCCACCATGTTACACAGAAACACCAACAAACTCACTCTGATTCTCATCTACGCAATCCTCGAATGGGTTctgatcctcctcctccttctcaaCTCCCTCTTCTCTTATCTGATCGTCAAGTTCGCCGATTACTTTGGCCTCAAACGACCCTGCCTCTGGTGTTCTAGGCTCGATCACATCTTCGAGCCCGGAAACAAGAGCCACAGTTCTTACAGAGATCTTGTGTGTGAGGAACACGCCAATGAAATAGCCAAACTTGGGTTTTGCTCGAATCACCAGAAACTGGCTGAGTCTCAAGATATGTGTGAGGATTGCTCATCGCAGGAATATTCTCAAGAATGGTCTAACAAGTACGCTTTCTTTCCGTGGATGAAGCAAATTGGGATGATTCAAGGCGGCGATGATGATAAGGAATGTTCTTGCTGCGGTGTGAGCTTGAGCAACAAGCTGTACCCTCCTTGTATTCTGCTCAAGCCTTCTTGGGGGGTTTTGGATTACgctcaaaaaccgattttgaGTTCAGATGTAGGGGTTGATGCTCAGACTGAGGAAGGTGATCAGTCGGATCAAAGTGGATCGGATTATGTGGCAGATCAAAATGGACATGATGAgggttttgttgttgttgttcaagGAAATAGGGGAGAGAATTCGGTTTCGGATGTTGATGGATGTTGTGGACAAAGAGACTACGATGCAGAGGAGAAGAATAATTCAGCATGTTGTTCTGTTTGTGACTATGTCTGCAAGGAAACGGAAACTGAGgccaatcaaattgaagacgaGGCCTCCATGGATGATGGTCGAGCTCAAATTCAGGCCAGTTGTGATGAGAATTCCAGTCTGCATCAGCATCTGGAGTTCTACATTGATCAAGATGATTGTCGGTTGGTTCCGGTTGAATTGGTTGATTCTCCTGCCACCATTGAGAGGCAAAGTCACCAGAATTATAAGGTGGACGAAGACCGAGCACATAGTGATACTCAAGATGTTATTCTGGATTTCGACATGCATTTCGAGACACAAGCCAAACCGGTTGTTGAGTTGTGGTACAGTTCAGATGAAATTGTGGAATTACTTTCATCCCATGAGAGTAAAGAGGAGAGCAAAGTTTCAGTTCTTGACTCAAAGGGTTTGGATTTCGATATGCATTTCAATACACAAGCCAAACCGGCTGTTGAGTGTTGGCAGAGTTCAGATGAGATTGTGGAATTACTTTCATCCCATGAGAGTAAAGAGGAGAGCAAAGTTTCAGTTCTTGACTCAAAGGGTTTGGATTTCGATATGCATTTCAAGACACAAGCCAAACCGGTTGTTGAGTGTTGGCAGAGTTCAGATGAGATTGTGGAATTACTTTCATCccatgagattaaaaaggagagCGAAGTTTCAGTTCTTGACTCAAAGGATTTGGGGCAGAATGGAGAAGAAGTTAATGAGCAAGCTGAAGATACTACTAGTACTCAAGCAACACCAGCCTCTTGTCATGAGGATGACAGTCAATCAAATGCTGCTGATATAGTAGGAAGAGACATTGATTCAGATGTTCATCAAGGTACACAGGTCTAATTTCATTTACTTATAGTAATTTTGTGCACCTGTCCCAAACTAAATTGCATTCAATATTGAGTTCGTACTATTGTTTCTTGAATGTAGTGAAATAATCTTATTTTTGGCCAATGTATGCAGCAACAACTGAGGATGATGACATCCATATGGGGAACGATGAGATTGATACAGAGGTCTCAATAGGGACTGATATTCCTGATCATGATATATTCAATGAGGATATTCAATCAGCTCATGAACTTCTACATTCTTATCCCAGTGTGCAAGAAGATCCTTCTACAAGTTCTCCCAATGCTGAAATTGATGATAATCATGGTAAGCCTCAACTTTACAACTTATTATATTTTTCAATGTTGCAATCGTAATTGTATCTCATAATGTTCTTTATTGTTCTGTATTAGGTTCTAAGCAAGAAGAAGAGTTTCTAGAATTCAAGACCTTATCAGTTGAAACAAGTGAGAAAGAACAAAATAGTTATTTCTCATTAGGTTCAGAACTTAATGAGATTGAGGAAGAGAAGGTTCTTCCTGATACACCAACTTCTATAGACAATTTCCATCAGTTGTATAATAGAATGCTACTAACTGAGAGAAGGGAATCGGGAACAGAAGCATCATTGGATGGAAGTGTAGTGAGCGACATTGAATGTGGTGATGGAGTCCTGACTATGGAGAAGCTGAAATCGGTGTTGAGAGCTGAACGGAAAGCTTTAAATAGAGTATATGCAGAACTCGAAGAAGAGAGGAGTGCTTCTGCAATAGCAGCCAACCAGACAATGGCAATGATAAATAGGCTACAAGAAGAAAAGGCAGCAATGCAGATGGAAGCTTTGCAGTACCAAAGAATGATGGATGAGCAGTCTGAGTACGACCAGGAAGCTATGCAGCTCTTAAACGAGCTCATGGTAAAGAGGGAAAAGGAAAAGCAAGAACTTGAAAAGGAGCTGGAAATATGTCGAAAGAAGATCCAAGATTATGAGGCCAAAGAGAAAATGATGATTTTGAGGAGAATGAAAGAGGGCTGCACAAGAAGTAGGACTTCATCTGGTCCTTGTAGCAATGCTGAGGATAGTGATGGACTTTCTATTGATTTGAATCATGAAGTGAAGGAAGAAGATAACCTCTCGGGACATGAAGAGAGTAGCAACCAAAACACGCCAAGGGATGCGGTGTTATATTTAGAAGAATCTTTGGCTAGCTTTGAGGAAGAGAAGTTATCCATTCTAGACCAACTCAAGGAATTGGAAGAGAA
Coding sequences within:
- the LOC133708632 gene encoding myosin-binding protein 2, whose amino-acid sequence is MAANKFATMLHRNTNKLTLILIYAILEWVLILLLLLNSLFSYLIVKFADYFGLKRPCLWCSRLDHIFEPGNKSHSSYRDLVCEEHANEIAKLGFCSNHQKLAESQDMCEDCSSQEYSQEWSNKYAFFPWMKQIGMIQGGDDDKECSCCGVSLSNKLYPPCILLKPSWGVLDYAQKPILSSDVGVDAQTEEGDQSDQSGSDYVADQNGHDEGFVVVVQGNRGENSVSDVDGCCGQRDYDAEEKNNSACCSVCDYVCKETETEANQIEDEASMDDGRAQIQASCDENSSLHQHLEFYIDQDDCRLVPVELVDSPATIERQSHQNYKVDEDRAHSDTQDVILDFDMHFETQAKPVVELWYSSDEIVELLSSHESKEESKVSVLDSKGLDFDMHFNTQAKPAVECWQSSDEIVELLSSHESKEESKVSVLDSKGLDFDMHFKTQAKPVVECWQSSDEIVELLSSHEIKKESEVSVLDSKDLGQNGEEVNEQAEDTTSTQATPASCHEDDSQSNAADIVGRDIDSDVHQATTEDDDIHMGNDEIDTEVSIGTDIPDHDIFNEDIQSAHELLHSYPSVQEDPSTSSPNAEIDDNHGSKQEEEFLEFKTLSVETSEKEQNSYFSLGSELNEIEEEKVLPDTPTSIDNFHQLYNRMLLTERRESGTEASLDGSVVSDIECGDGVLTMEKLKSVLRAERKALNRVYAELEEERSASAIAANQTMAMINRLQEEKAAMQMEALQYQRMMDEQSEYDQEAMQLLNELMVKREKEKQELEKELEICRKKIQDYEAKEKMMILRRMKEGCTRSRTSSGPCSNAEDSDGLSIDLNHEVKEEDNLSGHEESSNQNTPRDAVLYLEESLASFEEEKLSILDQLKELEEKLLTLNDEEEEEHYEDIKPIDHFFSENGNGYHENGDVSSEENGIANGHSKEMNGTHHQDRKIMGSIKAKRLLPLFNEAEDEDEELNGDVEGYDSVASQDHKKLAIEEAVDHVYERLQALEADREFLKHCISSLRKGDKGLDLLQEILQHLRDLRSVETRLRNSGEGIL